In Alkalihalobacillus sp. TS-13, the following are encoded in one genomic region:
- a CDS encoding fructose-specific PTS transporter subunit EIIC has translation MKILAVTSCPNGIAHTYMASENLQKAAEKLGVDMKVETQGGIGVENELTEKDIREADGIIIAADKTVAKDRFAGKKVLVVGVQEGIRNPEQLIKKMMSGDVPVYQAQESGDSLPTTSKKENPVYRHLMNGVSFMVPFIVVGGLLIAIALTIGGEKTPEGLVIPEGSVWKNIEAIGGAAFTFMVPILAGFIAYSIADKPGLAPGVVGGYIAADGSFYGSEAGAGFIGGIIAGFLAGYVALWIKKVKVPKAIQPIMPIIIIPVIASFIVGMAFIYLIGAPIAQVFEGLTSWLEGMQGTSSILLALILGAMIAFDMGGPVNKVAFLFGAAMIGEGNYGIMGPIAVAICVPPIGMGLATFLNKKKYQVTEREAGKASFTMGFFGITEGAIPFAAQDPLRVIPSIMVGSMTGSVIAMLGHVGDRVAHGGPIVAVLGAVDNVLMFFVAVIGGVIVTAFMVNLLKKDVQGDGEQEGTPTEESIEEPSEKSEINKLTDITNLDLIDINLAGTTRDQVIDEMIGKLNQAGMLSSKDGFKEAILAREQEGTTGIGDSIAIPHGKSDEVKQPSVAFGIKRDGVDWNSLDGTDAKLIFMIAVPKQSEGDAHLKILQILSRKLMDESFRERLLTVGTKEGAYQLLEEIE, from the coding sequence ATGAAAATACTAGCGGTGACGTCATGTCCGAATGGGATCGCTCATACGTATATGGCTTCTGAAAACCTTCAGAAAGCGGCGGAGAAGCTTGGAGTCGATATGAAGGTTGAAACCCAGGGCGGAATTGGTGTTGAAAATGAACTGACGGAAAAGGACATCCGAGAAGCCGATGGAATCATCATCGCTGCGGATAAAACGGTCGCGAAAGATCGTTTTGCTGGTAAAAAGGTATTGGTTGTCGGGGTCCAGGAGGGCATCCGTAATCCTGAACAGCTGATCAAAAAGATGATGAGTGGCGATGTTCCGGTTTATCAAGCTCAGGAAAGCGGTGATTCACTACCGACAACTTCGAAAAAGGAAAACCCGGTATACCGCCATTTGATGAACGGTGTCTCGTTCATGGTTCCGTTCATCGTGGTTGGCGGGTTGTTGATTGCGATTGCGCTCACGATTGGTGGAGAGAAAACGCCTGAAGGACTCGTTATTCCAGAAGGTTCGGTCTGGAAAAATATCGAAGCGATTGGGGGAGCGGCATTCACGTTCATGGTGCCGATTTTAGCTGGATTCATCGCCTACAGCATTGCCGATAAACCAGGATTGGCTCCTGGTGTCGTCGGTGGTTATATTGCTGCGGACGGAAGCTTTTACGGAAGTGAAGCCGGAGCTGGTTTTATCGGTGGAATCATAGCTGGTTTCTTGGCGGGCTATGTCGCGTTGTGGATCAAGAAAGTGAAGGTTCCGAAAGCGATTCAACCCATCATGCCGATTATCATTATTCCGGTCATTGCCTCATTTATCGTTGGTATGGCGTTTATTTACTTGATCGGTGCACCGATTGCGCAAGTGTTTGAAGGATTGACCTCTTGGTTGGAAGGGATGCAAGGAACAAGCTCGATCTTATTGGCGCTGATCCTTGGTGCGATGATTGCCTTTGATATGGGTGGTCCAGTCAATAAGGTAGCGTTCCTTTTCGGAGCTGCGATGATCGGGGAAGGAAATTATGGAATCATGGGTCCCATTGCGGTGGCCATTTGTGTTCCGCCGATCGGCATGGGACTTGCGACGTTCCTCAATAAGAAGAAATATCAAGTGACAGAGCGGGAAGCTGGGAAGGCATCCTTCACGATGGGATTCTTCGGGATTACAGAAGGCGCGATTCCGTTCGCCGCACAGGACCCATTGCGTGTCATTCCTAGTATTATGGTCGGTTCGATGACAGGGTCAGTGATTGCAATGTTAGGGCATGTTGGTGACCGTGTCGCACATGGAGGTCCAATCGTTGCTGTACTAGGTGCAGTCGATAATGTGCTCATGTTCTTTGTCGCTGTCATTGGCGGTGTGATCGTGACAGCGTTTATGGTGAACTTGTTGAAAAAAGATGTACAGGGTGATGGCGAGCAAGAGGGAACACCTACTGAAGAGAGTATTGAGGAACCGTCTGAAAAAAGTGAGATCAACAAGCTGACAGACATTACGAACCTAGATCTGATCGATATCAATCTGGCAGGGACGACTCGTGATCAAGTCATTGATGAGATGATAGGAAAATTGAATCAAGCAGGCATGCTGTCATCAAAGGATGGTTTTAAAGAAGCGATCCTAGCTCGTGAACAGGAAGGGACGACAGGGATCGGCGATAGCATTGCCATACCGCATGGAAAATCAGATGAGGTGAAGCAACCAAGTGTCGCTTTCGGGATTAAGAGGGACGGAGTGGACTGGAATAGCCTCGACGGTACCGACGCGAAGCTGATCTTCATGATCGCTGTTCCGAAACAAAGCGAAGGCGACGCACACTTAAAAATCTTGCAAATCCTTTCCCGAAAGCTGATGGATGAAAGCTTCAGAGAAAGATTGTTGACGGTAGGTACGAAAGAAGGAGCCTATCAACTGCTGGAGGAGATTGAATGA
- a CDS encoding glycoside hydrolase family 2 TIM barrel-domain containing protein, translating into MKATKGLFVLVFLMVLGMLGSHSSAAVAQDDGPSEWNGTPETIEVNREPASIKTIPFNNERTAVKGDIESSRYFKSLNGDWKFNWSENPNERPKDFYKENFNDEDWATIPVPSNWQVHGYGEIIYLNQRHPWQGHGRITPPEVPVEHNEVGSYRYEFTVPGNWKERETFISFQGVKSAFYVWVNGEKIGYSEDSFTPAEFNITDHLKPGKNTLAVEVYRWSDGAWLENQDMIDLSGIFRDVYLYSTPNVHLNDFKIETDLDESYEDATLKIDGDLVDYTKKNRLEDYKIAAMLYDSDDRAVFDKPVKIDVKNENAVSKEIPVENPLKWSAEKPNLYTLVFNLKDSSGKTIETVSNKVGFREIELEDGQVKINGEAIVIKGVNRHEVHPDTGYALTEEQLIEDIKLMKKFNINAVRTGHYPFQQKFNELADEYGLYILDEANNESHDMRPFPGNNPNWSKAVFDRIKTMVERDKNHPSVIFWSMGNEVGSGQVFKDASEWIKAYDPTRLLHFQQDNSLADFTSYMYPGLSQLENHGKSGSLSPLIMCEYVHAMGNSVGNIKEYWELIDKSSNLQGGFIWDFVDQSLRLPVDGGVDSLPIPRDYTGDTFFSYGGDWGGYANDGIFLMNGLLNPDRTPQPELYDVKAVYQNIKVKETDLENNKIELWNENLFTNLKEFDAKWTLKADGEVIQEGKLDIDLPGGETKEITLPIEMLELEPGTEYWLDLSFALPEDTSWAKKGHEVAHHQFKMPYDAPEAPGFETENMPTIDVDDQEASVKVTGETFEITFDRQQGTITSFKNEGEELFKQGPMPNFWRPRNDNDLMNGMLSRNGPWQYAGRDMAVNDISVREISDKVVHIQITAALPETGDSQYRLGYFIYGSGEVVVRSTVKPDNSLSEIPAVGMELMLPGQFENLTWYGRGMHDTYWDRKDGAPVGVYNSTVDEQFFHYPRPQEAGNKTDVRWLTLTNDDGTGLMVGGLPQFEFSALHYAEDDIEQAAHPHELEKLEDIVLTVNHKQMGVWNSWGGTALPQYMLYADQTYSYTYTLKPFEAGQSAMKISKRQIDLELLKDIKVNGESLDKFHSDITKYKKTFSAAIEQSVPEVEVVPARDDLTIEIEEAEQLPGETKIHVSTADGFLSETYTIEFEPVSYLHLSDINWESATTGWGTVNKDQSVAGPPITLMGDNGPVIYDKGLGIHANSEIVYDLTQWDFDLFETYVGVEQHADRDGRFFQFEVWLDGEKVYETERMKRSTPAEFISLDIRGKEELKLVMKEAGNGIGHGHGAWADAKLTVEGQETEATLESANLELSPVEIKPGELTEMIVTGKMSDGKPLDLADATVEYFSSSPELVSFDTQYENKLLYLETDVGDVESIDVWAEVTVDGNTVKTDTAQLNIIH; encoded by the coding sequence TTGAAGGCAACTAAAGGTTTATTTGTGCTTGTTTTTCTTATGGTCCTAGGGATGCTCGGCAGCCATTCCTCTGCAGCTGTTGCACAGGATGACGGTCCTTCAGAGTGGAATGGGACTCCCGAAACCATTGAAGTGAATCGGGAACCTGCTAGTATCAAGACGATTCCATTCAATAATGAACGAACAGCTGTCAAAGGGGATATAGAGAGTTCCAGATACTTTAAGTCTTTGAATGGGGATTGGAAATTCAATTGGTCGGAGAATCCGAATGAACGGCCGAAGGATTTTTATAAAGAAAACTTCAACGATGAGGATTGGGCTACGATCCCTGTACCGAGCAACTGGCAGGTGCACGGATACGGGGAGATCATTTACTTGAACCAACGCCATCCGTGGCAGGGACATGGACGGATCACACCGCCCGAAGTACCTGTCGAACATAATGAAGTCGGGTCCTATCGATATGAATTCACTGTCCCAGGCAACTGGAAGGAACGCGAGACTTTCATTTCGTTCCAGGGTGTCAAGTCCGCATTTTACGTATGGGTGAACGGTGAGAAGATCGGTTACAGCGAAGACAGCTTCACTCCTGCAGAATTCAACATCACGGATCATCTGAAGCCAGGGAAGAACACCCTTGCCGTAGAAGTGTACCGCTGGTCTGATGGTGCCTGGCTGGAAAATCAGGACATGATCGATCTGAGCGGAATCTTCCGTGATGTCTACCTCTATTCCACGCCGAACGTCCATCTCAATGATTTTAAAATTGAAACTGATTTGGATGAATCGTATGAAGATGCAACATTAAAAATCGATGGTGATTTGGTCGATTATACGAAGAAAAATAGACTAGAAGATTATAAGATCGCGGCCATGCTATATGATTCGGACGATCGAGCCGTATTTGATAAGCCGGTTAAGATCGATGTTAAAAATGAAAACGCTGTCAGCAAGGAGATTCCTGTGGAAAATCCTTTGAAATGGTCAGCGGAAAAGCCGAACCTGTATACATTGGTCTTCAACTTAAAAGATTCTTCAGGAAAAACGATTGAAACCGTCAGCAATAAAGTCGGTTTCAGGGAGATCGAACTCGAAGACGGACAGGTGAAGATCAACGGCGAGGCGATCGTCATCAAAGGGGTGAACCGTCACGAAGTCCATCCCGACACAGGATATGCGTTGACGGAAGAACAATTGATTGAAGATATCAAGCTCATGAAAAAATTTAATATCAATGCAGTCCGTACGGGGCATTATCCATTCCAACAGAAATTTAACGAGTTGGCGGATGAATATGGACTTTACATTCTTGATGAAGCAAATAATGAATCTCATGACATGAGGCCGTTTCCTGGGAACAACCCGAACTGGAGCAAAGCGGTCTTTGATCGGATCAAAACGATGGTGGAACGGGACAAGAACCACCCGTCCGTCATTTTCTGGTCGATGGGGAATGAAGTAGGGTCAGGTCAAGTATTCAAGGATGCTTCAGAATGGATCAAGGCGTATGACCCGACGCGCCTGCTCCATTTCCAACAGGATAATAGTCTCGCAGACTTTACGAGTTATATGTATCCGGGCCTTTCCCAGCTCGAAAATCATGGGAAATCCGGCAGCCTGAGCCCGTTGATTATGTGTGAGTATGTCCACGCAATGGGGAACAGCGTCGGAAATATCAAGGAATACTGGGAGCTGATCGACAAGTCTTCGAATTTGCAAGGCGGGTTCATCTGGGACTTTGTCGACCAGTCGTTGAGACTGCCGGTTGATGGCGGTGTCGATAGCCTGCCGATTCCTAGGGATTATACGGGAGATACCTTCTTTTCTTATGGAGGCGACTGGGGGGGCTATGCTAATGACGGCATTTTCCTGATGAACGGACTGTTGAATCCGGACCGGACGCCTCAGCCTGAACTCTATGACGTCAAAGCAGTCTATCAAAATATCAAAGTGAAAGAGACGGATCTTGAGAACAACAAGATTGAACTATGGAATGAAAACCTCTTTACAAACCTGAAGGAATTCGATGCCAAATGGACGTTGAAAGCCGATGGTGAAGTCATCCAGGAAGGAAAGCTGGACATCGATCTTCCAGGCGGTGAGACAAAGGAAATCACGCTTCCGATCGAGATGCTGGAGTTGGAACCTGGAACAGAATACTGGCTTGACCTCAGTTTTGCATTGCCAGAGGACACTTCTTGGGCTAAGAAAGGACATGAGGTCGCTCATCATCAATTCAAGATGCCATATGATGCGCCGGAAGCACCTGGATTCGAAACGGAAAACATGCCGACGATCGATGTAGATGATCAGGAAGCGTCGGTAAAGGTGACAGGTGAAACCTTTGAAATCACATTTGATAGGCAACAGGGAACGATCACCTCTTTTAAAAACGAAGGTGAAGAATTATTCAAGCAAGGCCCGATGCCGAACTTCTGGCGCCCTCGGAACGACAATGACTTGATGAATGGCATGTTGAGCAGGAACGGCCCTTGGCAATATGCGGGACGGGATATGGCCGTGAACGATATTTCAGTAAGGGAGATCAGTGACAAGGTCGTCCATATCCAGATAACTGCTGCCCTCCCTGAAACGGGCGATTCCCAGTACAGGCTCGGCTACTTCATCTATGGAAGCGGGGAAGTAGTCGTTCGGAGCACCGTGAAACCGGACAATTCACTATCGGAGATCCCTGCAGTAGGTATGGAGCTGATGCTTCCAGGACAATTTGAAAACTTGACCTGGTATGGCCGCGGCATGCATGACACCTACTGGGACCGTAAAGATGGAGCACCTGTAGGGGTTTATAACAGCACGGTGGACGAGCAGTTCTTCCATTACCCTCGTCCGCAGGAAGCAGGGAACAAAACCGATGTCCGCTGGTTGACATTGACGAATGATGATGGGACTGGATTGATGGTAGGAGGATTGCCTCAATTCGAATTTTCCGCGCTCCATTATGCTGAGGACGACATCGAACAGGCTGCGCATCCTCATGAACTTGAAAAACTCGAAGACATCGTATTGACGGTCAATCATAAACAAATGGGTGTATGGAACAGCTGGGGCGGTACAGCATTGCCGCAATATATGCTTTACGCCGATCAGACGTATTCATATACCTATACGTTGAAGCCGTTCGAGGCTGGCCAATCTGCGATGAAAATAAGCAAACGGCAGATCGACCTGGAATTGTTGAAGGATATCAAGGTCAATGGGGAATCACTTGACAAGTTCCACTCGGACATTACGAAATATAAGAAGACGTTCTCAGCAGCAATAGAGCAGTCGGTACCTGAAGTCGAAGTCGTGCCAGCACGGGACGATCTCACAATTGAAATCGAGGAAGCTGAACAGCTGCCTGGTGAAACGAAAATCCATGTATCGACAGCTGATGGATTTTTGAGCGAAACCTATACGATCGAATTTGAACCAGTTTCCTATCTCCATTTGAGTGACATCAACTGGGAGTCTGCGACGACCGGATGGGGCACCGTCAATAAAGATCAATCCGTCGCAGGCCCGCCGATCACACTGATGGGTGACAACGGACCTGTCATCTATGATAAGGGACTCGGGATCCATGCGAACTCTGAAATCGTCTATGACCTTACGCAATGGGATTTCGACTTATTTGAAACCTATGTCGGCGTCGAGCAGCACGCTGATCGGGATGGCCGCTTCTTCCAATTCGAGGTGTGGCTGGATGGCGAGAAAGTGTATGAAACTGAAAGGATGAAACGGAGCACACCTGCAGAGTTCATCAGCCTGGATATCCGAGGAAAAGAAGAGCTGAAGCTGGTCATGAAGGAAGCTGGCAACGGGATCGGGCATGGCCACGGTGCGTGGGCAGATGCGAAATTGACGGTCGAAGGACAGGAAACAGAAGCAACGCTGGAAAGCGCCAACCTGGAATTATCGCCTGTCGAGATCAAACCAGGGGAATTGACGGAGATGATCGTCACCGGAAAAATGAGTGACGGAAAGCCTCTGGACTTAGCGGATGCGACCGTGGAGTACTTCAGCAGCTCTCCTGAATTGGTCAGTTTCGACACCCAGTATGAAAACAAACTCTTATATTTGGAAACCGATGTAGGTGATGTCGAATCGATTGATGTGTGGGCAGAAGTGACGGTAGATGGGAATACGGTAAAAACCGATACAGCCCAGCTCAACATCATCCACTGA
- a CDS encoding GH92 family glycosyl hydrolase, which produces MRKKSFSNFFSVLLCFSLLIPMFSFSSGQDASAEEDTGADFFTSFEEGEPQLTWENTVEIDPSGDEKSSGVSGYVPYDTIQGDITDQVEEVTASASNPPNEIAANLIDRSDQTKWLAFEPTAWLQFKFPEPVNLVKYAFTSANDAQGRDPKNWKLYGSNDGEDWTEIDSRSNESFENRFERKIYEFENENSYTYYKFDITENAGDGLTQLAEIALSNGIDAPPPETSDHMTTELGEGPANSYTGKTNVGWTGKKALTYEGKHEADGRAYSYNKIVDVNIKVEPETVLSYMIHPQFADKDHLDYSSTYVTVDLAFTDGTYLSDFDARDQHGVKLNPQAQGESKTLYSNQWNVKRASIGEVAEGKTIDRILVAYDKGEGPGVFKGSIDDIKIDDNPDQETYESPVDYVNILRGTNSNSTFSRGNNFPAVAVPHGFNFWAPVTNAGTTSWLYSYQQSNNSDNLPEIQAFSLSHETSPWMGDRQTFQVMPSTAEEPSADRKERALAFKHENEIAKPHYYDVTFENGIKTEMTPTNRAAMFRFTFTGDTSNLIFDNVNNNGGLSLNPDNQSVSGFTDVRSGLSAGATRMFVYAEFDQPVVESGKLTGEGRDNVSGFFRFDTSDDDKTVTMKIATSLLSVDQAKKNLAQDIKEDDQFDDLKKRAGELWNDKLGIIEVEGASEEELVTLYSNMYRLFLYPNIGYENTGTEDAPEYKYASPFSSATGENTPTETGAKIVEGKPYINNGFWDTYRTSWPAYTLFTPAQAGEMIDGFVQQYKDGGWISRWSSPGYANLMVGTSSDVAFADAYLKGVRNFDVDAFYDSALKNAAVYSEDASVGRKGLATSIFDGYTSNTTGEGMSWAMDGYINDYAIANMAKALSEKDPSNEQLKTDYEYYINRAKNYVNMFNPDVEFFMGKEPTGEWLSTPEDYDPEEWGGDYTETNAWNMAFHVPQDGQGLANLYGGRDGLADKLDQFFSTPETALHPGHYGGVIHEMREARDVRMGMYGHSNQPSHHIPYMYNYVSQPWKTQEKVREVLSRLYLGSEIGQGYPGDEDNGEMSAWYLFSAAGFYPLQMGLPEYAIGAPYFEKMTIHLENGKDIVIRAPEVSDKNNYVQSLKVNGKAYEKLSISHDMLAEGATLDFEMGPEPSKWGTGKKALLDSLTDLSTDGSTILPDPMEDLTDKAEGTSIHSDEGVAKTLFDNSSRTSLTFESQRPWIQYHFKDQSEKALMYTLTSGDDKKQDPKNWVLIGSKDGNDWTILDERTDEDFKWRKFTKPFEIENPGKYAYYRLIIKDNQGASSTSLAEIELLGFDDINKTFKEFEGIYQSFVEDGKIDGTLKKQLDEKLKQIGKHLEKEHFDQAAKHSEDFLKLMNKKKPGHIAEDAKEQLNADGNAWIECITRFGKSGQPGDWSYDGEVQQVPVFELSNLVTGQVDPGEDATISAEVSNIGSMEGEKELDFSFDGELAESKSIKLKAGESETVSFTVQDVELGIHEVKLNDLTGTLKALYRDEPVLALKFDEENDGTVKDHSPYGHDGELSGNTAFVDGKFGKAVELDGGWIEVPSNELLDGGDELTIGLWVNLEDPESDQKIIGKTNIGDGYVLGVNKGLYPELWAENGRYSFNQGEIPAGEWAHLAMTWKKDGRIIGYVNGKEIANVPAGTASIKPNDNPLIIGGAPWNPSGLQMKGIVDEVNVYKEALTAEQIDKLYNENTIK; this is translated from the coding sequence ATGAGGAAAAAATCTTTTTCGAATTTCTTTTCAGTCTTATTATGTTTCAGCTTGCTGATCCCGATGTTTTCATTTTCCAGCGGGCAGGACGCTTCAGCTGAGGAAGACACCGGGGCAGATTTCTTCACCTCTTTTGAAGAAGGCGAACCTCAATTGACTTGGGAAAATACGGTCGAAATCGATCCTTCCGGGGATGAAAAGTCCTCTGGAGTGAGTGGGTACGTCCCTTATGACACGATTCAGGGGGATATCACGGACCAGGTAGAGGAAGTTACAGCTAGTGCGAGCAATCCTCCGAATGAAATTGCAGCCAACTTGATCGACAGAAGCGATCAAACGAAATGGCTTGCCTTCGAACCGACTGCCTGGCTTCAGTTCAAGTTCCCTGAACCGGTCAATCTCGTGAAGTATGCCTTCACATCAGCAAATGATGCACAGGGCAGGGACCCGAAGAATTGGAAGCTTTATGGCTCCAATGACGGCGAAGATTGGACAGAAATCGACAGCCGGTCCAACGAAAGTTTTGAAAATCGTTTTGAGCGCAAAATCTATGAATTCGAGAATGAAAACAGCTATACCTATTACAAATTCGATATCACGGAAAATGCTGGGGACGGGCTCACACAATTGGCGGAAATCGCTTTGTCAAACGGGATCGATGCGCCTCCACCAGAAACCTCTGACCATATGACGACGGAACTGGGAGAGGGACCAGCGAACAGTTACACTGGAAAAACGAATGTCGGCTGGACAGGTAAGAAGGCATTGACGTATGAAGGAAAGCATGAAGCGGATGGCCGAGCTTATTCCTACAATAAAATCGTCGATGTCAACATCAAGGTGGAACCGGAAACCGTCCTTTCCTATATGATCCACCCGCAATTCGCTGATAAGGATCATCTCGATTATTCGAGTACGTATGTAACAGTAGATCTTGCATTCACAGATGGTACCTATCTGAGCGATTTCGATGCCCGCGACCAGCATGGCGTAAAATTGAACCCGCAGGCACAGGGGGAATCAAAAACCCTTTATTCGAATCAATGGAACGTCAAGCGTGCTTCCATAGGTGAGGTGGCAGAAGGGAAAACGATCGACCGGATCCTTGTAGCCTATGATAAAGGTGAAGGACCCGGGGTGTTCAAAGGATCGATCGACGATATCAAAATCGATGACAATCCTGATCAAGAAACCTATGAAAGTCCTGTGGATTATGTCAATATCTTGCGCGGGACCAATTCCAATTCGACTTTTTCAAGAGGGAACAATTTTCCTGCTGTTGCGGTGCCCCATGGTTTCAACTTCTGGGCTCCGGTGACGAATGCAGGTACGACGAGCTGGTTGTATAGTTACCAGCAGTCGAACAACAGCGACAATCTGCCGGAAATCCAGGCGTTTTCACTGAGCCATGAAACAAGCCCTTGGATGGGGGACCGTCAGACGTTCCAGGTGATGCCTTCAACCGCGGAGGAGCCATCAGCTGATCGTAAAGAGCGGGCACTCGCGTTCAAGCATGAGAATGAAATCGCGAAACCGCATTATTATGACGTCACGTTTGAAAATGGCATCAAGACGGAGATGACACCGACTAATCGTGCGGCGATGTTCCGATTCACATTTACAGGTGATACATCAAACTTGATCTTCGACAATGTGAACAATAATGGCGGTCTTTCGCTTAACCCGGACAACCAGAGCGTCTCTGGTTTTACAGACGTTCGAAGCGGTCTGTCTGCAGGGGCGACAAGGATGTTCGTCTATGCAGAGTTTGATCAACCTGTCGTCGAAAGCGGCAAATTGACGGGCGAGGGAAGAGACAATGTGTCAGGTTTCTTCCGTTTTGATACATCCGATGACGATAAAACCGTGACGATGAAAATCGCGACGTCATTGCTGAGTGTCGACCAGGCCAAAAAGAACCTGGCACAGGATATTAAAGAAGACGACCAATTTGACGATTTGAAAAAACGTGCCGGAGAACTTTGGAATGACAAACTGGGCATCATCGAAGTAGAAGGCGCAAGTGAAGAGGAGCTTGTAACCCTCTATTCCAACATGTATCGCCTTTTCTTATATCCGAATATCGGGTATGAAAACACAGGGACAGAGGATGCTCCGGAATACAAATATGCCAGTCCTTTTTCAAGTGCGACCGGGGAAAACACACCTACAGAAACAGGAGCAAAGATTGTAGAAGGAAAACCGTACATCAACAATGGTTTCTGGGATACGTATCGGACCTCCTGGCCTGCATACACCCTGTTCACCCCGGCACAAGCAGGGGAAATGATCGATGGGTTCGTCCAGCAATATAAAGATGGCGGCTGGATCTCGAGATGGTCTTCTCCTGGTTATGCCAACTTGATGGTCGGGACGAGCTCCGATGTTGCCTTTGCAGATGCGTATTTGAAAGGTGTCCGAAATTTTGATGTCGACGCATTCTATGATTCCGCATTGAAAAACGCGGCCGTCTATAGTGAAGATGCGAGTGTCGGCCGGAAAGGGTTAGCAACCTCCATATTCGATGGGTACACGAGTAACACGACAGGTGAAGGCATGTCGTGGGCGATGGATGGGTATATCAATGATTACGCCATCGCCAATATGGCAAAAGCACTTTCTGAAAAGGATCCGTCCAATGAACAGTTGAAGACGGATTACGAATACTATATCAACCGAGCGAAAAATTACGTGAACATGTTTAATCCGGATGTCGAATTCTTCATGGGGAAAGAGCCAACTGGTGAATGGCTATCGACCCCTGAGGACTATGATCCTGAGGAATGGGGCGGCGATTATACGGAAACGAACGCCTGGAACATGGCATTCCATGTCCCTCAGGATGGACAAGGGCTCGCCAATCTCTATGGCGGCAGAGATGGATTGGCTGATAAACTTGATCAGTTCTTCTCCACTCCAGAAACAGCGCTGCATCCTGGCCATTACGGCGGTGTCATCCATGAAATGCGTGAGGCAAGGGATGTAAGGATGGGCATGTACGGACACAGCAACCAGCCATCCCATCACATTCCGTATATGTACAATTACGTTAGCCAACCGTGGAAGACACAGGAAAAGGTACGTGAAGTCCTGTCACGTCTTTACCTTGGCAGTGAAATCGGACAGGGGTATCCAGGCGATGAGGATAACGGCGAAATGTCTGCGTGGTACCTCTTTAGTGCTGCTGGATTCTATCCTCTCCAAATGGGGCTTCCGGAGTATGCGATCGGTGCACCTTACTTTGAGAAAATGACGATTCATCTTGAAAACGGGAAAGACATCGTTATCCGAGCACCGGAAGTGAGCGATAAGAACAACTATGTGCAAAGCCTGAAAGTGAATGGGAAGGCATATGAAAAGCTCTCCATTTCTCATGACATGCTTGCGGAAGGGGCGACATTGGACTTTGAAATGGGACCAGAACCGTCTAAATGGGGAACAGGGAAGAAAGCTCTTCTAGATTCATTGACGGACCTTTCTACTGATGGTTCAACTATTCTCCCTGATCCAATGGAAGATCTGACGGATAAGGCGGAAGGAACGTCCATTCATAGTGATGAAGGTGTTGCGAAAACTTTATTCGACAACTCCTCTCGAACCAGTTTGACTTTCGAGAGCCAGCGCCCATGGATCCAATATCATTTTAAGGATCAGTCTGAAAAAGCGCTTATGTACACGCTTACGTCGGGTGATGACAAAAAGCAGGATCCGAAAAACTGGGTTCTGATTGGATCGAAGGATGGAAACGACTGGACCATCCTTGATGAAAGGACGGATGAGGACTTCAAATGGCGGAAGTTCACCAAACCATTTGAAATCGAGAATCCTGGTAAGTATGCATATTATCGCTTGATCATAAAGGATAACCAGGGAGCTTCTTCTACTTCATTGGCGGAGATCGAACTTCTCGGGTTTGACGATATAAACAAAACATTCAAGGAATTCGAGGGAATCTATCAATCTTTCGTTGAAGATGGCAAGATTGATGGCACGTTGAAAAAGCAGCTTGATGAAAAATTGAAGCAGATTGGAAAACATCTTGAAAAAGAACACTTCGATCAGGCAGCGAAGCATTCAGAAGACTTCTTGAAGTTGATGAACAAGAAAAAACCGGGCCACATTGCAGAGGACGCCAAAGAACAGTTGAACGCAGATGGTAATGCATGGATCGAATGCATCACTCGATTCGGTAAAAGCGGACAACCGGGAGATTGGTCTTATGATGGGGAAGTGCAACAAGTACCGGTCTTCGAACTATCGAACCTTGTAACTGGTCAGGTTGATCCTGGGGAAGATGCCACCATCTCAGCTGAGGTCTCCAATATCGGTTCGATGGAAGGCGAAAAAGAACTCGATTTTTCTTTTGACGGTGAACTTGCCGAATCGAAATCGATTAAATTAAAAGCAGGAGAAAGTGAAACGGTGTCCTTTACGGTTCAAGATGTGGAGCTCGGCATCCATGAGGTGAAGCTGAATGATTTGACTGGGACGCTGAAGGCATTGTACCGTGATGAGCCTGTATTGGCCTTGAAGTTTGATGAAGAGAATGATGGTACAGTAAAAGATCACTCGCCATATGGACATGACGGTGAACTGTCTGGAAATACCGCCTTTGTAGATGGAAAGTTCGGCAAAGCCGTCGAACTGGATGGCGGGTGGATCGAAGTTCCGTCCAATGAGCTGTTGGATGGCGGGGATGAACTGACGATCGGCTTGTGGGTCAATCTTGAAGATCCTGAGTCCGATCAAAAAATCATCGGTAAGACGAACATCGGCGATGGGTATGTGCTTGGGGTCAATAAAGGCCTTTACCCGGAACTCTGGGCTGAGAATGGACGCTATTCATTCAATCAAGGCGAAATTCCAGCTGGGGAGTGGGCACATTTAGCGATGACCTGGAAAAAGGATGGCCGGATCATCGGCTATGTGAATGGAAAAGAGATCGCCAATGTACCAGCGGGAACAGCCTCGATCAAGCCGAATGACAACCCATTGATCATCGGCGGCGCCCCTTGGAACCCTTCGGGACTTCAGATGAAAGGCATAGTCGATGAAGTGAATGTATATAAGGAAGCCTTGACCGCCGAACAGATCGACAAACTATATAACGAAAATACAATTAAATAG